Genomic segment of Acetomicrobium sp. S15 = DSM 107314:
AAGAGGCCGCTGCTTATGACGGCTATTTGAGCGGGTCCACCTGGGCTTGTGCCGGCCACTCGAGAGGCCACCTTGGTGAAGAATTCCCCCATCTTGGTAGTCTCAAGAAAAGCTCCGAGGATGAAGAAAAGGGCAACGAAGGTAGCAGACACCCCAGTAATAGCGCAGTATATGC
This window contains:
- a CDS encoding TRAP transporter large permease subunit, which gives rise to MTDAGIYCAITGVSATFVALFFILGAFLETTKMGEFFTKVASRVAGTSPGGPAQIAVISSGL